In the Mytilus galloprovincialis chromosome 10, xbMytGall1.hap1.1, whole genome shotgun sequence genome, one interval contains:
- the LOC143047176 gene encoding translocator protein-like isoform X1, whose amino-acid sequence MSKMSEYIAPVGATLLPHIGGILGGFVSKKNMKTWFEHLEKPSWKPPNWVFGPVWTTLYTSMGYASYMVWRDGGGFNGEATIPLALYGSQLALNWAWSPLFFGAHKIGASLIEMGFLWGTAGACGYAFGTVNRTAGLLFIPYMAWLTLATALTYRIWKDNKDKID is encoded by the exons ATGTCAGAATACATTGCACCAGTGGGAGCGACTTTACTACCCCATATTGGAGGAATCCTAGGTGGTTTTGTGTCAAAAAAGAACATGAAGACATGGTTTGAG CATTTAGAAAAACCTTCATGGAAACCACCTAACTGGGTATTTGGTCCAGTCTGGACAACCTTATACACAAGTATGGGATATGCTTCGTACATGGTGTGGAGAGATGGTGGTGGTTTTAATGGTGAAGCAACAATACCACTTGCCTTATATGGTTCACAGCTTGCACTTAACTGGGCTTGGTCACCACTCTTTTTTGGTGCTCATAAAATAGGCGCT TCTTTAATTGAGATGGGATTTCTATGGGGAACAGCAGGTGCTTGTGGATATGCCTTTGGAACTGTCAATAGAACTGCTGGTTTATTGTTCATACCATACATGGCATGGTTGACATTGGCAACAGCTTTAACATACAGAATATGGAAAGACAATAAAGATAAAATAgactaa
- the LOC143047176 gene encoding translocator protein-like isoform X2 — MSEYIAPVGATLLPHIGGILGGFVSKKNMKTWFEHLEKPSWKPPNWVFGPVWTTLYTSMGYASYMVWRDGGGFNGEATIPLALYGSQLALNWAWSPLFFGAHKIGASLIEMGFLWGTAGACGYAFGTVNRTAGLLFIPYMAWLTLATALTYRIWKDNKDKID, encoded by the exons ATGTCAGAATACATTGCACCAGTGGGAGCGACTTTACTACCCCATATTGGAGGAATCCTAGGTGGTTTTGTGTCAAAAAAGAACATGAAGACATGGTTTGAG CATTTAGAAAAACCTTCATGGAAACCACCTAACTGGGTATTTGGTCCAGTCTGGACAACCTTATACACAAGTATGGGATATGCTTCGTACATGGTGTGGAGAGATGGTGGTGGTTTTAATGGTGAAGCAACAATACCACTTGCCTTATATGGTTCACAGCTTGCACTTAACTGGGCTTGGTCACCACTCTTTTTTGGTGCTCATAAAATAGGCGCT TCTTTAATTGAGATGGGATTTCTATGGGGAACAGCAGGTGCTTGTGGATATGCCTTTGGAACTGTCAATAGAACTGCTGGTTTATTGTTCATACCATACATGGCATGGTTGACATTGGCAACAGCTTTAACATACAGAATATGGAAAGACAATAAAGATAAAATAgactaa